Proteins encoded by one window of Halomonas sp. Bachu 37:
- the guaD gene encoding guanine deaminase translates to MTTLSQDGTSRDTLLRAELLSFNRDPGEGDMPSPGSLEHYEDGLLWLRDGRVHAIGDYATLAAELPADCRVEDYRGKLIMPGFIDTHVHYVQLDIIASYGRQLLDWLNEYTFPEECRFAEQAHAQSIAEAFLDEQLRVGTTTAQVFGSSHPGSMDAFFSACRARDLRMIAGKVLMDRHAPDALLDGATGIADSERLIADWHGKGRLGYSVTPRFAPTSTRAQLDAAGGLLRNDATLWMQTHLAENPGELDWVAELYPGSPDYLAVYEESGLVGPRSTFAHGIHLDNAMRTRLAERGANIAFCPSSNLFLGSGLFDRHAARETGMAFTYASDIGAGTDLSGFATLKAAYQVGQLKGQPLTAWQGFYGLTLGNASALSLDEHIGRLAVGKEADFVILDESATPLLARRTARCTTLGERLFALMMLADDRAVAETWAGGTRRHQRG, encoded by the coding sequence ATGACGACACTTTCTCAAGACGGGACCTCCCGCGACACCCTGCTGCGCGCCGAGCTGCTGAGTTTCAACCGCGACCCCGGCGAAGGCGACATGCCGAGCCCCGGCAGCCTCGAGCATTACGAGGACGGCTTGCTGTGGCTGAGAGATGGCCGCGTTCATGCCATCGGTGACTACGCCACCCTCGCCGCTGAACTACCTGCCGACTGCCGGGTGGAAGATTATCGGGGCAAGCTGATCATGCCCGGCTTTATCGATACCCATGTCCACTACGTACAACTGGATATCATCGCCTCTTACGGGCGCCAGCTGCTCGACTGGCTGAACGAGTACACCTTCCCCGAAGAGTGTCGTTTCGCCGAGCAGGCGCACGCGCAGTCCATCGCCGAGGCGTTTCTCGATGAGCAGCTCCGGGTCGGCACCACCACCGCCCAGGTCTTCGGCTCCAGCCACCCCGGTTCCATGGACGCCTTCTTCAGCGCGTGCCGGGCGCGTGACCTGCGCATGATCGCAGGCAAGGTACTGATGGACCGCCATGCCCCCGACGCCCTGCTGGACGGCGCCACCGGCATTGCCGACAGCGAACGCTTGATTGCCGACTGGCATGGCAAGGGCCGCCTGGGCTACAGCGTGACGCCGCGCTTCGCCCCCACCTCCACCCGGGCACAATTGGACGCCGCCGGCGGCCTGTTGCGCAACGACGCAACACTCTGGATGCAAACCCACCTGGCGGAAAACCCCGGCGAACTGGACTGGGTGGCTGAGCTTTACCCCGGCAGCCCGGACTACCTGGCCGTCTACGAGGAGTCCGGCCTGGTCGGCCCGCGCAGCACCTTCGCCCACGGCATTCACCTCGACAATGCCATGCGTACCCGCCTGGCCGAGCGCGGCGCCAACATCGCCTTCTGCCCCAGCTCCAACCTGTTCCTGGGCAGCGGCCTGTTCGACCGCCACGCCGCCCGGGAAACCGGCATGGCCTTCACCTACGCCAGCGACATCGGCGCGGGCACCGACCTTTCGGGCTTCGCCACCCTCAAGGCGGCCTACCAGGTCGGCCAGCTCAAGGGCCAGCCGCTGACCGCCTGGCAGGGATTCTACGGCCTGACCCTGGGCAACGCCTCGGCACTTTCGCTGGATGAGCATATCGGCCGCCTGGCCGTCGGCAAGGAGGCGGACTTCGTCATCCTCGATGAAAGCGCCACGCCGCTTCTGGCGCGCCGAACCGCTCGCTGTACTACGCTGGGAGAACGCCTGTTCGCACTGATGATGCTCGCCGACGACCGCGCCGTGGCGGAAACCTGGGCGGGCGGCACGCGCCGGCATCAACGCGGCTAG
- the xdhC gene encoding xanthine dehydrogenase accessory protein XdhC: protein MTTGQAHLDPQQSWHAALHRLQQQGEPHVLITQVTSAGSTPREPGARMVVTATHVYDTLGGGTFEWQAIAIARERLAAGEAGISLEAFSLGGRSGQCCGGFVNLLIDVFPGAPVTLALFGAGHVGRWIANLAAPLPWKLLWHDSRVEAFPAQAAHQPRLECRHAPRPEDAVAALPAQVHALVLTHDHGEDYQLLKALLARGDYASLGLIGSASKWASFRSRLAREGFSAAALDRVRCPIGVGPNGHKSADKTPYAIALATVAELLFLTDIAAEAADSAAPSGARGVAPQALRQALSFPNDSPITSAD from the coding sequence GTGACAACGGGCCAGGCTCATCTCGACCCGCAGCAGAGCTGGCACGCAGCGCTGCACCGCCTGCAGCAGCAAGGCGAGCCGCATGTGCTGATCACCCAGGTCACCAGCGCCGGCTCCACCCCCCGCGAACCCGGCGCGCGCATGGTGGTGACCGCCACTCACGTCTACGACACCCTGGGCGGCGGCACCTTCGAGTGGCAGGCTATCGCCATCGCCCGTGAACGCCTGGCCGCAGGCGAGGCCGGCATCAGCCTGGAAGCGTTCTCCCTGGGCGGGCGTAGCGGCCAGTGTTGTGGCGGCTTCGTCAATCTGCTGATCGACGTGTTTCCCGGCGCACCGGTTACGCTTGCGCTTTTCGGCGCGGGACATGTCGGCCGATGGATCGCCAATCTTGCCGCTCCGCTGCCCTGGAAACTACTGTGGCACGATAGCCGGGTTGAGGCCTTCCCAGCACAAGCGGCCCACCAACCCAGGCTCGAGTGCCGCCATGCGCCCCGTCCCGAGGATGCCGTGGCGGCGCTTCCCGCCCAGGTACATGCCTTGGTCTTGACCCACGACCATGGCGAGGACTACCAGCTGCTCAAGGCCTTGCTGGCGCGTGGCGACTACGCTTCTCTCGGCTTGATCGGTTCCGCCAGCAAATGGGCGAGCTTTCGCTCACGCCTGGCGCGGGAAGGATTCAGCGCCGCCGCACTCGACCGGGTACGCTGTCCGATCGGTGTGGGGCCAAACGGTCACAAGAGCGCCGACAAGACGCCCTACGCCATCGCCCTGGCGACGGTCGCGGAGCTGCTGTTCTTGACTGATATCGCCGCCGAAGCCGCCGACAGTGCCGCACCCTCCGGCGCGCGCGGTGTTGCGCCACAGGCCCTGCGCCAGGCGTTGTCTTTTCCGAACGACTCCCCAATAACTTCCGCTGACTGA